A portion of the Oxynema aestuarii AP17 genome contains these proteins:
- a CDS encoding Uma2 family endonuclease — MVIAAPEPQATLKPRGEQRVVFRGISWDNYVQMLEMLPLSRGSRLTYDDGVLEITMPLEEHEFARCLIGRFIVILVELLGLRIKTIGSTTMNYPLLKKGAEADNAYYIQNQPLVKGRQIDFNQDPPPDLVVEVDITHTDIAKNQFYATLGVPEFWRFDGQVWRIYALQSGVYVEVDRSPTFPQVPKAWLYSFLETAKDDEIEAMRQLRSRWQEQSSSSI, encoded by the coding sequence ATGGTTATTGCAGCACCCGAACCCCAAGCTACCCTCAAACCCCGTGGCGAACAACGAGTGGTTTTTCGTGGCATCAGTTGGGATAACTATGTCCAAATGCTAGAAATGCTCCCGCTATCTAGAGGGTCTCGGTTGACCTACGATGATGGAGTATTGGAAATTACGATGCCTCTTGAAGAACATGAATTTGCGCGGTGTTTAATCGGACGGTTCATCGTTATTTTAGTGGAGTTATTGGGGTTGCGGATTAAAACCATCGGGTCAACTACAATGAATTATCCGCTTCTCAAAAAAGGTGCTGAAGCCGATAATGCTTATTACATTCAAAATCAGCCATTAGTGAAGGGACGCCAGATCGATTTTAACCAAGACCCACCACCGGATTTGGTGGTTGAAGTCGATATCACTCACACGGATATTGCTAAAAATCAGTTTTATGCGACGTTGGGAGTTCCGGAATTTTGGCGCTTTGACGGGCAGGTGTGGCGGATTTACGCGCTACAATCGGGGGTGTATGTGGAAGTCGATCGCAGTCCCACCTTTCCCCAAGTTCCGAAAGCTTGGCTTTACTCTTTTTTGGAGACGGCTAAAGACGACGAAATCGAGGCAATGCGACAGTTACGATCGCGCTGGCAAGAACAGTCTAGCTCGTCCATTTAG
- a CDS encoding DUF1295 domain-containing protein encodes MQDSAVQSSRMTELTAINLAKTLTLVLLIACALIFGIQDWRQVLYLCLHGGYCVWWLLEQWLYPERRKAIFSEPISAIGVILCLLIVGVFYAMPGYFAFTNPEPLAYLTGAIALILYTFGSLINTSADVQKLTAKQYGAGLVTDGAWRFSRHINYFADLLRYLSFSVLAGSPWAYGLPVFITALYLSLMSKTEKSRLEKYPEYPQYVQSSKKLIPGIW; translated from the coding sequence ATGCAAGATAGTGCAGTACAATCCTCTCGAATGACGGAATTGACGGCGATTAATCTCGCCAAAACCCTGACCCTGGTTTTATTGATCGCTTGTGCTTTGATTTTCGGGATTCAGGACTGGCGACAGGTTCTGTATTTATGTTTGCATGGCGGTTATTGCGTCTGGTGGTTACTCGAACAGTGGCTGTATCCCGAACGACGCAAGGCGATCTTTTCCGAACCGATTTCGGCGATCGGGGTGATTCTCTGTTTGTTAATTGTCGGCGTTTTTTATGCCATGCCGGGCTATTTCGCGTTTACGAATCCCGAACCTCTGGCCTATTTAACCGGGGCGATCGCCTTAATTCTTTACACGTTCGGTTCGTTAATTAATACGAGTGCAGACGTGCAGAAATTAACGGCAAAACAGTACGGCGCGGGGTTAGTGACTGATGGCGCTTGGCGTTTTTCTCGGCATATTAACTATTTTGCCGACTTATTGCGCTATCTCAGTTTTAGCGTCCTAGCAGGTTCCCCTTGGGCTTATGGATTACCTGTGTTTATCACCGCACTCTATCTTTCTTTGATGAGTAAAACGGAAAAGTCCCGCCTGGAAAAATACCCGGAATATCCCCAATACGTTCAGTCTAGTAAAAAACTAATCCCCGGCATTTGGTAA
- a CDS encoding SDR family oxidoreductase: MVSVKDKIVLITGASSGIGASCAHFFAEAGAKLILAARRFDRLEQLGAQLEEKFGTSTHLLALDVRDRVSVASTLSDLPDSWAAIDILVNNAGLSRGLNKLHEGNIDDWEEMIDANVKGLLYVTRAIVPGMVDRACGHVINIGSIAGRAAYPGGNVYCASKAAVRAISDGLKQDLIGTPVRVTEVEPGLVETEFSIVRFHGDRDRATTVYQDLTPLTPDDIADVVLYCATRPPHVNISEVLVVPVDQANATLVHRHR; encoded by the coding sequence ATGGTTTCGGTTAAAGATAAAATCGTTTTAATTACTGGCGCTAGCAGTGGAATTGGGGCGTCTTGCGCTCATTTTTTCGCCGAAGCGGGGGCTAAGCTAATTTTAGCGGCGCGACGCTTCGATCGCCTCGAACAGCTTGGCGCGCAATTAGAGGAAAAATTCGGCACTTCAACCCATTTACTCGCCTTAGACGTGCGCGATCGCGTTTCGGTGGCTTCTACCTTATCCGATCTGCCCGATTCTTGGGCGGCGATCGATATTCTCGTTAATAATGCCGGATTGAGTCGCGGGTTGAACAAGCTTCACGAAGGCAATATCGACGATTGGGAAGAGATGATCGATGCTAATGTAAAGGGATTACTCTACGTTACTCGGGCGATCGTTCCGGGAATGGTCGATCGCGCCTGCGGTCACGTCATCAATATCGGCTCGATCGCCGGACGCGCCGCCTATCCGGGGGGGAACGTCTACTGCGCCTCGAAAGCCGCCGTCCGCGCCATTTCTGACGGTCTCAAGCAAGATTTAATCGGAACTCCCGTCCGCGTTACCGAGGTGGAACCGGGGTTAGTGGAAACGGAATTTAGCATCGTTCGCTTCCACGGCGATCGCGATCGCGCTACCACAGTTTATCAAGATTTAACCCCCTTGACCCCCGACGATATTGCCGACGTGGTTCTCTACTGCGCCACTCGTCCCCCTCACGTCAACATTTCTGAGGTGTTGGTGGTTCCCGTGGATCAAGCCAATGCTACTCTCGTTCACCGACATCGGTAA
- a CDS encoding 4Fe-4S single cluster domain-containing protein, with amino-acid sequence MSLLNLAELCPATRTLGPGRRFAIWVQGCCFNCPGCVSPDWIDQKTAHLVEVQTLGDLILNTPNLDGLTVSGGEPMLQVAALNELCLYLRQRRDLSIICFTGFTLKQLKSRQDPQISTLLAAIDVLIDGQYLAEYDDNRGLRGSSNQQVHFLTSRHLPEKQWFDCRRRDVEVRLRGESALMVGVPPHGFSDKFKLAVDRSC; translated from the coding sequence ATGTCCTTACTCAATCTCGCCGAACTCTGTCCTGCCACTCGTACCCTCGGTCCGGGACGGCGGTTTGCGATTTGGGTACAAGGATGTTGCTTCAACTGTCCCGGATGCGTCTCTCCCGATTGGATCGACCAAAAAACTGCCCATCTCGTCGAAGTTCAAACACTGGGTGACCTGATTTTAAATACCCCCAATCTCGACGGACTGACGGTTTCTGGCGGGGAACCGATGTTGCAAGTCGCCGCATTAAACGAATTATGTCTCTATTTGCGACAACGACGGGATTTATCGATTATTTGTTTTACAGGTTTTACCTTAAAACAGCTCAAATCGCGCCAAGATCCCCAGATTTCTACCCTTCTCGCGGCGATCGATGTTTTAATTGACGGCCAATATCTTGCCGAATACGACGACAATCGCGGTTTACGCGGGTCTTCTAACCAACAGGTGCATTTTTTGACTTCCCGCCATCTACCAGAAAAACAGTGGTTCGACTGTCGCCGTCGCGATGTTGAAGTGCGTTTGCGTGGCGAGTCGGCGTTGATGGTGGGTGTACCGCCTCACGGCTTCTCTGATAAGTTTAAGCTGGCAGTCGATCGCAGTTGTTGA
- a CDS encoding type I restriction endonuclease subunit R, with the protein MSKFAESDVEESALYYFEQLGYTILHGPDIAPGEPNAERETSGEVILTDRLRHAVAQINPQLPDDAVDEVIRQVVRCETQNLIENNQRFHRLLIEGVPVAYHRDDRTIDDQAWLIDWNNPANNDWLVVNQFTVIERQNRRPDVVVFINGLPLAVIELKNPADKNADIEGAFNQLQTYKKDIPSLFTYNEVLAISDSRTTRIGSLSADRDRFMPWRTIEGDDLAPKTLTELEITIRGAFEKARFLDLIRFFIAFETDGETPIKKMAAYHQYHAVNKAVAETIKATSPEGDRKVGVIWHTQGSGKSLSMAFYAGKIIQHPAMANPTLVVLTDRNDLDDQLFGTFSKCSKLLRQTPTQAEDRQDLKTKLQVASGGVIFTTIQKFAPDTPGGEYEQLSDRHNIVFIADEAHRSQYGLKARVVKTTDKETGERGAYTAYGFAKYLRDALPNASFIGFTGTPIEATDKNTKQIFGDYIDIYDIQRAVEDKATVKIYYEARLARINLDESERPTIDPDFEELTEGEEQSTKQQLKRKWAQLEAMVGAEKRLAQVARDIVQHFENRLSAMEGKGLIVCMSRRICVELYNQLVALRPDWHDEDDKAGAIKVIMTGSASDPLNFQPHIRSKKGRDAIAKRLRDPNDPLKLVIVRDMWLTGFDAPCLHTMYIDKPMRGHNLMQAIARVNRVFGSKPGGLVVDYLGIAEDLKNALKDYTEGDRGETGIAIEQAVAVMLEKYEIVAAMFSGFDYSGFQTDTAPQRLTLLHNATDWILRPEFAAENGIQRYIQTVTELSKAFALCATEDEAIAIREDLGFFQAIKATLSKHTVEGGKTKAELDAAVRQIVTRAIASDQVIDIFATAGLDKPEISILSDRFLEEVRGLPQRNLALEVLRKLLSDEIQSRSRRNVVQSREFSEMLENTIKRYQNRSIESAQVLQELIDLAREIREASQRGEQLGLTEDELAFYDALEVNDSAVKILGDATLKAIARDLVEAIRKNVTIDWTERETVRAKMRAIVKRLLRKHGYPPDKQPKAIETVITQAQTLCQNWAA; encoded by the coding sequence ATGAGCAAGTTTGCCGAATCTGACGTTGAAGAATCAGCCCTCTACTACTTCGAGCAACTGGGCTACACCATCCTGCATGGCCCTGACATTGCCCCAGGGGAACCCAACGCCGAACGCGAAACCTCTGGTGAAGTCATCCTCACGGATCGCCTCCGTCATGCCGTCGCCCAAATCAACCCTCAGTTACCCGATGATGCCGTAGATGAAGTCATCCGGCAAGTAGTGCGCTGCGAAACTCAAAACCTCATCGAAAATAACCAGCGTTTCCACCGATTGCTCATCGAAGGAGTTCCCGTCGCCTACCACCGAGACGATCGCACGATTGATGACCAAGCTTGGCTCATCGACTGGAACAATCCCGCAAATAACGATTGGTTAGTTGTCAATCAATTTACCGTCATCGAACGCCAAAACCGCCGCCCGGATGTGGTCGTTTTTATTAACGGACTCCCCCTCGCCGTTATCGAACTCAAAAATCCCGCAGACAAAAACGCCGATATCGAAGGAGCCTTTAACCAGCTTCAAACCTATAAAAAAGATATCCCCAGCCTGTTTACCTATAACGAAGTTCTGGCAATTTCCGATAGCAGAACCACCCGAATTGGATCCTTGAGTGCAGATCGCGATCGCTTCATGCCCTGGCGTACCATCGAAGGAGATGACCTCGCACCCAAAACCCTCACCGAACTCGAAATCACCATTCGAGGCGCGTTCGAGAAAGCCCGGTTCCTAGACTTAATCCGCTTCTTTATCGCATTCGAGACAGACGGCGAAACCCCGATTAAAAAGATGGCCGCCTATCACCAATATCATGCCGTCAATAAAGCCGTTGCCGAAACCATCAAAGCCACCTCTCCTGAAGGCGATCGCAAAGTCGGGGTCATCTGGCACACCCAAGGATCCGGGAAAAGCCTCTCAATGGCGTTCTACGCGGGAAAAATCATCCAACATCCGGCGATGGCAAACCCCACCCTCGTCGTCCTCACCGATCGCAACGACTTAGACGACCAACTGTTCGGCACTTTCTCCAAATGTAGCAAGCTGTTGCGACAGACCCCCACCCAAGCCGAAGACCGTCAAGACCTCAAAACTAAACTCCAAGTCGCCTCCGGCGGGGTCATCTTTACCACCATCCAGAAATTTGCCCCAGACACCCCAGGGGGAGAATACGAACAACTCAGCGATCGCCACAACATCGTCTTTATCGCCGACGAAGCCCACCGCTCCCAATATGGCCTCAAAGCCCGCGTCGTCAAAACCACCGACAAAGAAACCGGCGAACGAGGAGCCTATACCGCCTACGGTTTCGCAAAATACCTGCGAGATGCCCTGCCTAACGCTTCATTCATCGGGTTTACGGGCACTCCCATCGAAGCCACCGACAAAAACACCAAACAGATTTTCGGCGACTATATCGACATCTACGACATTCAGCGAGCCGTCGAAGACAAAGCCACCGTTAAGATTTATTACGAAGCCCGACTCGCCAGAATCAACTTAGACGAAAGCGAGAGACCCACAATCGACCCAGACTTTGAAGAACTCACCGAAGGCGAGGAGCAATCCACCAAACAGCAACTCAAGCGCAAGTGGGCGCAGTTAGAAGCGATGGTAGGGGCAGAAAAACGACTCGCCCAAGTTGCCCGAGATATCGTCCAGCACTTCGAGAACCGCCTCAGTGCGATGGAGGGCAAAGGATTGATCGTCTGCATGAGCCGCCGCATCTGCGTTGAGCTTTACAACCAACTGGTTGCCCTGCGTCCGGATTGGCATGATGAGGACGATAAGGCAGGGGCGATTAAAGTGATTATGACCGGCAGCGCCTCCGATCCGCTTAACTTCCAACCCCACATTCGTTCCAAGAAAGGGCGAGATGCGATCGCCAAACGGTTGCGCGACCCCAACGACCCCCTCAAACTCGTGATTGTCCGGGATATGTGGCTGACGGGATTTGACGCGCCTTGCCTGCACACGATGTATATTGACAAACCGATGCGCGGCCACAATTTGATGCAGGCGATCGCTCGCGTGAACCGGGTGTTTGGCTCCAAACCCGGGGGGCTGGTGGTAGACTATCTGGGAATCGCCGAAGACCTCAAAAACGCGCTCAAAGATTACACCGAAGGCGATCGGGGAGAAACCGGCATCGCCATCGAGCAAGCGGTTGCCGTGATGCTGGAAAAATACGAAATCGTGGCGGCGATGTTTAGCGGCTTCGATTATTCCGGCTTCCAGACGGACACCGCACCCCAACGACTCACCCTTTTGCACAACGCCACCGACTGGATTCTGCGCCCGGAGTTCGCAGCGGAAAACGGCATCCAGCGCTACATTCAAACTGTTACGGAACTGTCCAAAGCGTTTGCGTTATGCGCCACTGAAGATGAAGCGATCGCCATTCGCGAAGACCTGGGTTTTTTCCAAGCGATTAAAGCGACCCTCTCCAAACACACCGTCGAAGGGGGCAAAACCAAAGCCGAACTCGATGCAGCAGTGAGGCAAATCGTCACCCGGGCGATCGCTTCCGACCAAGTTATCGATATTTTCGCCACTGCCGGACTCGACAAACCCGAAATTTCCATCCTGTCCGATCGCTTTTTGGAAGAAGTGCGCGGACTCCCCCAGCGGAATTTGGCGCTGGAAGTGTTGAGGAAGCTGCTAAGCGATGAGATTCAGTCGCGATCGCGCCGCAACGTGGTGCAGTCTCGGGAGTTTTCGGAGATGCTGGAGAACACCATCAAGCGCTACCAAAACCGCTCGATTGAATCGGCGCAAGTCCTCCAGGAACTGATCGACCTTGCCCGGGAAATCCGAGAAGCCAGCCAACGGGGGGAACAACTGGGCTTGACTGAAGACGAACTCGCTTTTTATGACGCGCTGGAGGTGAATGATAGTGCGGTTAAAATACTGGGAGATGCAACTCTCAAGGCGATCGCTCGCGACCTCGTGGAAGCGATTCGCAAAAACGTTACGATTGACTGGACGGAACGGGAAACGGTTCGCGCCAAAATGCGAGCTATTGTCAAACGGCTGCTGCGAAAGCACGGCTATCCCCCGGACAAACAACCGAAAGCGATCGAAACTGTCATCACCCAAGCTCAAACCCTCTGTCAAAATTGGGCAGCTTGA
- a CDS encoding DUF4926 domain-containing protein, giving the protein MKLLDVVALTEDLPKFNLYKGQVGTIVEVYEPDVFEVEFVDLQGKTYALETLSINQVMQLHYQPLPQTV; this is encoded by the coding sequence ATGAAACTTTTAGATGTCGTTGCCCTAACGGAAGATTTACCTAAATTTAACCTTTATAAAGGCCAAGTCGGTACGATTGTTGAAGTTTACGAACCCGATGTATTTGAGGTCGAATTCGTAGACCTTCAGGGTAAAACCTACGCTTTAGAAACGTTAAGCATCAATCAAGTGATGCAACTTCACTATCAACCGCTTCCTCAAACGGTTTGA
- a CDS encoding DUF6883 domain-containing protein, whose amino-acid sequence MKLPNPDLALIPFEKLEGYSLNPNHSEGQHKAIVFQSALGIGLEEAEELRVALRQALKTEDAIPTNRNSYGQKYQIDFEMTRESRSAIIRSVWIIRQNEDFSRLITCYIT is encoded by the coding sequence GTGAAACTACCGAATCCCGATCTAGCACTGATTCCGTTTGAAAAATTGGAGGGCTATTCACTCAATCCAAATCACTCGGAAGGTCAGCACAAAGCCATTGTGTTTCAATCTGCGCTAGGCATTGGGCTAGAAGAAGCTGAAGAACTACGGGTCGCTCTGCGCCAAGCTCTCAAAACTGAAGACGCTATCCCAACTAATCGCAATAGTTACGGGCAGAAATACCAGATTGACTTTGAAATGACGCGGGAAAGTAGAAGTGCCATCATCAGAAGTGTTTGGATTATTAGGCAGAATGAAGACTTCTCACGGCTCATCACCTGTTACATTACCTAA
- a CDS encoding restriction endonuclease subunit S — protein sequence MTTSSIKNKWTEKTLDECVLMLSGGTPSKRNPDYWNGNICWASAKDLKTFRLYETQDRITSKGASNGTRIAPKGSILILVRGMTLHKDVPISIVMQDMAFNQDIKAIIPDESIIDKSFLVYWLLAFKPYLMGLVDSASHGTGRINTEVLKSTLISFPSISEQKAIAHILGTLDDKIELNQQMNRTLEGIARAIFKSWFIDFDPVRAKMDGRQPAGMDAETAALFPDDFEDSPLGKIPKGWKVETLKQVVKVNPRSVTKNYSHQVIQYVDISSVTTGRLEKTTAYQLSDAPSRAKRLVRHGDTIWSGVRPNRRSYLFIHTPPENLVVSTGFVVLSPKAIPPSYLYAWVTTDEFVDYLTFNADGSAYPAVRPDRFSDAQILIPLPAILDKFELQVGSIRNKIFQSNYESRIMALTRDTLLPKLLSGEIRIKDAEKVLEEVT from the coding sequence ATGACTACTTCTAGTATTAAAAACAAATGGACAGAAAAAACTTTAGATGAATGTGTATTAATGCTGTCAGGTGGAACGCCTTCAAAACGAAATCCTGATTATTGGAATGGAAATATTTGTTGGGCTAGTGCCAAAGATTTAAAAACTTTTCGTTTGTATGAGACTCAAGATCGTATTACTTCTAAAGGTGCTAGTAATGGAACCCGAATAGCACCAAAAGGGTCTATATTAATTCTAGTTAGAGGCATGACTCTTCATAAAGATGTACCAATTTCTATCGTTATGCAAGACATGGCATTTAATCAAGATATTAAAGCCATTATTCCTGATGAATCTATAATTGACAAAAGCTTTTTAGTATATTGGCTTTTAGCGTTTAAGCCTTATTTAATGGGGTTAGTCGATTCAGCCTCTCATGGAACAGGTAGAATAAATACAGAAGTTCTTAAATCGACTTTAATTAGTTTTCCTTCTATATCTGAGCAAAAAGCGATCGCGCATATTCTCGGCACCCTGGACGACAAAATCGAACTGAACCAGCAGATGAACCGGACGCTGGAGGGCATCGCCCGTGCCATCTTCAAATCCTGGTTTATCGACTTCGACCCCGTTCGCGCCAAGATGGACGGACGACAACCCGCAGGCATGGATGCAGAAACGGCGGCGCTGTTTCCCGATGATTTTGAGGATTCGCCACTGGGTAAGATTCCGAAGGGGTGGAAAGTTGAAACTTTAAAGCAAGTAGTTAAGGTAAACCCACGTAGTGTTACCAAGAATTATTCGCATCAAGTAATTCAGTATGTCGATATTTCTTCTGTTACAACAGGTCGTCTTGAAAAAACGACAGCTTATCAGTTATCTGATGCTCCAAGTCGAGCAAAAAGGCTTGTTCGGCATGGTGACACAATTTGGTCTGGAGTAAGGCCAAATCGCAGATCTTACTTATTTATTCATACTCCCCCAGAGAATTTGGTAGTTTCAACTGGATTTGTTGTTCTTTCACCTAAAGCAATTCCTCCATCATATCTTTATGCGTGGGTTACAACAGATGAATTTGTAGACTATTTGACATTCAATGCTGATGGTAGTGCTTATCCCGCAGTACGACCGGATAGATTTTCGGATGCTCAAATTCTTATTCCTTTGCCAGCAATTCTGGATAAGTTTGAGTTGCAAGTAGGGTCTATCCGAAACAAAATTTTTCAAAGTAACTATGAATCAAGAATTATGGCCTTAACTCGTGACACCCTCCTCCCCAAACTTTTATCTGGCGAAATCCGCATCAAAGATGCCGAAAAAGTCCTTGAGGAGGTGACGTGA
- a CDS encoding type II toxin-antitoxin system VapC family toxin: MKIEEAFQSVNRLFLDSAPVIYYVDMNPGYSAIMDGIFDWIKSAQIRVVTSPVTLAECLILPLRDSNLSQQQLFIDIITGQDTADFVNITSEIARTAADIRVRYRLQLPDAFQIAAALDAGCQAFLTNDAQLKRIAELKILLVSELEV, from the coding sequence ATGAAGATTGAAGAAGCGTTTCAATCGGTCAATCGACTGTTTCTAGATTCTGCTCCTGTTATCTATTACGTCGATATGAATCCGGGTTACTCCGCTATTATGGACGGAATATTTGATTGGATTAAATCGGCTCAGATTCGTGTGGTTACTTCTCCCGTGACACTGGCTGAATGCTTAATTTTACCGCTTCGAGACAGTAATTTGTCTCAGCAGCAATTGTTTATTGACATTATCACGGGTCAAGACACGGCTGATTTTGTCAACATCACGTCAGAGATTGCTAGAACTGCTGCTGATATTCGGGTAAGGTATCGTCTGCAACTACCAGATGCTTTTCAGATTGCAGCGGCATTAGATGCTGGTTGTCAGGCATTTCTGACGAATGATGCTCAACTAAAGCGCATAGCCGAGTTAAAGATTTTGTTAGTAAGTGAGTTAGAGGTGTGA
- a CDS encoding class I SAM-dependent DNA methyltransferase produces the protein MPRSKKTKTKSTDTQNGNGANLGFEQTLWAAADKMRGHMDAAEYKHVTLGLIFLKYISDAFQELYDNLAARQETDYTDPEDRDEYLGENMFWVPKEARWSAIQASAKQPDIGKRIDEAMAAIEKENSRLKGVLPSNYNRPDLDKQRLGELIDLISTIGLGDAENRSKDILGRVYEYFLGQFAEKEGKGGGEFYTPQSVVRLLVEMIQPYKGRIYDPCCGSGGMFVQSEKFVEAHGGRKGDIAIYGQESNPTTRRLCLMNLAIRGIDGNIGDRQADSFTNDLHKDLKADYILANPPFNISDWWNEKLAEDVRWQYGTPPKGNANYAWIQHIIHHLAPNGMAGFVLANGSMSSNQSGEGEIRKALIASDLVDCMIALPGQLFYTTQIPACLWFVARDKSGKPTAGHKSCRNRKGETLFIDARKLGVLIDRTHRELTDEELARIAGTYQAWRGEPGADEYEDVPGFCKSATLEEIASHGYVLTPGRYVGAEELEDDDEPFEEKMERLTKKLYSQFEESAKLEAAIRENLRRLGL, from the coding sequence ATGCCCCGGTCTAAGAAAACTAAAACTAAATCCACCGACACGCAGAATGGCAATGGAGCCAATCTCGGTTTCGAGCAAACCTTGTGGGCGGCTGCGGATAAGATGCGCGGCCACATGGATGCTGCCGAATACAAGCACGTCACTTTGGGGCTGATTTTCCTCAAGTACATTTCCGATGCCTTCCAGGAACTCTACGATAACCTCGCGGCGAGGCAGGAAACGGACTACACCGACCCGGAAGACCGGGATGAGTACCTTGGCGAAAATATGTTCTGGGTGCCGAAAGAGGCGCGGTGGTCGGCAATTCAAGCCAGCGCCAAGCAACCGGATATCGGCAAGCGCATTGATGAAGCGATGGCGGCGATCGAGAAAGAAAACTCCCGACTCAAAGGCGTTTTACCCAGCAACTACAATCGCCCCGACTTGGATAAACAACGTCTGGGAGAACTCATCGACCTGATTAGCACCATCGGATTGGGCGATGCCGAGAACCGTTCCAAGGATATTTTGGGGCGAGTTTACGAGTATTTTCTGGGACAGTTTGCCGAGAAGGAAGGCAAGGGAGGCGGTGAATTTTACACGCCGCAGTCTGTGGTTAGGCTGTTGGTCGAAATGATTCAACCCTACAAAGGCCGAATCTATGACCCCTGCTGCGGTTCCGGTGGGATGTTCGTGCAGTCTGAGAAATTCGTGGAAGCGCACGGGGGACGCAAAGGCGATATTGCCATTTACGGTCAGGAGTCCAACCCGACGACGCGGCGGCTGTGCTTGATGAACCTTGCCATTCGCGGGATAGATGGCAACATCGGCGATAGACAGGCGGATAGTTTCACCAACGATTTGCACAAAGACTTGAAGGCAGATTACATTCTGGCAAATCCTCCATTTAACATCAGCGATTGGTGGAACGAGAAGCTGGCAGAAGACGTGCGCTGGCAGTACGGGACGCCACCGAAGGGAAACGCCAACTACGCTTGGATCCAGCACATCATCCACCACCTCGCACCGAACGGGATGGCTGGTTTTGTGTTGGCGAATGGTTCGATGAGTTCTAACCAGTCTGGGGAAGGCGAGATTCGCAAGGCGCTAATCGCTTCGGATTTGGTGGATTGCATGATTGCCTTACCAGGACAGTTGTTCTACACTACCCAGATTCCAGCGTGTCTGTGGTTTGTGGCGCGGGATAAGTCAGGCAAACCCACTGCCGGTCATAAATCCTGTCGCAACCGCAAAGGCGAGACCTTGTTTATTGATGCCCGGAAGTTGGGGGTGTTGATTGACCGGACGCACCGAGAACTGACCGATGAAGAGTTAGCCCGGATTGCGGGAACCTATCAGGCATGGCGCGGGGAACCGGGGGCAGATGAGTATGAGGACGTGCCGGGATTTTGCAAGAGTGCGACGCTGGAGGAAATCGCCTCTCATGGTTATGTGTTGACCCCAGGGCGCTATGTGGGGGCGGAGGAATTGGAGGATGACGATGAGCCGTTTGAGGAGAAGATGGAACGGTTGACTAAGAAGTTGTACAGCCAGTTTGAGGAAAGCGCCAAACTAGAAGCAGCGATTCGGGAAAATTTGAGGAGGTTGGGGCTATGA
- the tsaB gene encoding tRNA (adenosine(37)-N6)-threonylcarbamoyltransferase complex dimerization subunit type 1 TsaB, with protein MTLTSPQFALSLHTSSPELGLAIADASGQTRCQTWDLGRDLSVRLHSKLVEFIRPQTWQDLQYLAVAKGPGSFTGTRIGVVTARTLAQQLDIPLFAVSTLEAIAWDLLTPKSGLDASETAKDLPRRIAVQMRAQRGQLYVALYLSPASPDLALSAELPDTVMSPEEWDRYLDRLPHPYRRAIAPDALGSTASAILGVARQQWQGGQRPHWSAALPFYGQHPVDG; from the coding sequence GTGACTTTGACTTCCCCACAGTTTGCCCTTTCCCTTCATACCAGCAGCCCCGAACTCGGTCTGGCGATCGCCGACGCATCCGGACAGACGCGCTGTCAAACCTGGGATCTCGGTCGAGATCTCTCAGTTCGGCTTCATTCCAAGTTAGTCGAATTTATCCGACCGCAAACTTGGCAAGATTTACAATATCTCGCCGTCGCTAAAGGTCCGGGAAGCTTTACCGGAACGCGCATTGGTGTAGTGACGGCGCGAACCTTAGCCCAACAACTCGATATCCCCTTATTTGCCGTATCGACCCTGGAGGCGATCGCCTGGGATCTCCTGACGCCGAAATCCGGTCTGGACGCCTCGGAAACCGCGAAGGATCTCCCCAGGAGAATCGCGGTTCAAATGCGCGCCCAACGGGGTCAACTCTACGTCGCCCTCTACCTCTCTCCGGCGTCCCCCGATCTCGCTCTAAGCGCCGAACTGCCCGATACGGTCATGTCTCCCGAAGAGTGGGACCGTTACCTCGATCGCCTCCCCCATCCGTACCGACGGGCGATCGCCCCGGACGCCCTAGGATCCACTGCTAGCGCGATCTTGGGCGTAGCCCGCCAACAATGGCAAGGGGGACAGCGCCCCCACTGGTCGGCGGCTTTACCCTTTTACGGACAGCATCCGGTGGATGGATAA